The genomic segment ATGTCAGCCGCTACGCAGGTCGGAACTCGGTGCCCTGCCGCAGCATCGCGTGCATGATGATCGCTAGCCGGCGCGCGAGAGCGATGCGGGCCTTGCGCATCGTAGAGCGCTTCGCGATGGCCAGAGCCCAAGCCTTCAGCTTCAGGGGCTGCCTGCAGCGCGTCAGCATCACGTTGGCGGCTTCGTACAGCAGCGTTCTGACCCGCCGGTCGCCGCACTTCGAGATGCTACCGGTGTAGTCGACCTCGCCCGATTGGTAGCGTCGCGGAACAAGGCCAAGATACGGACCGACGTCGCGGGAGCGCCTGAAGCGCTCAGGATCATCGACGGCTGCCGTGAAAGCGAGCGCGGTGAGTTGACCGACGCCCGGGATCGTCATCAACCGCCGGCAGGCATCTGAGGCTCGGACCATCCGCTTGATATCTGCATCGATGGCGGCGACAGCTGCCAGCACGGCAGCTCGTGCTCCGATCAGGCCGCGCATGGCGGCGGACAGTCCAGCGATCCCCTCGCTCGAACGCAGAGCCTGCTCGATGAACGCAGGGCTGAGCGCCCGCGGTAGCCGCACCCCGAACACGACGGCAAGACCGCGGATCTGGTTCTCCAGCGTGACCCGCTGGCCGACCAGCTTCTTGCGCGCGATGATCAACGACCTCACGGCGTGTGCCGGCAGCGACTTCACGTGCACCGGCTTGAAGAAGCCTGTTCGTGCCAGATGAGCCAGACCGCGCGCATCGTTCCGGTCGGTCTTGTGCGTCGTAAGCGACTTCAAGGCTTGGTAAGCCTGCCGGCTCTCGACGCAGACGACCGGCACACCATGGTCGGCCAAGCCGTGGAACAGCATTGGAGCCATCCGGCCTGTCTCGAACACAACCCGACGGCAGGCAGGCGCCTTCGCGAGTTCCTGCGCGATGTCGGCAGGCGTAGAGGCCACCTTCGCCTGATGGGTAACTACTCCGTCGCGGTCGACCACGCAGACGTGCGTCTCCTCCATCGAGACATCTAGGCCAGCGAAATACTCCATAATCAGCCTCCTCTTCCGGCAGCGGAGCCGATCCTATCGACTTCCGCAGAAGAGCTGCCGCCCATTACCCGATGTTGAAAAATTTGCGTCGGATTTGGATCCAGTGCTGAGCGGCCGCGCGCCGGTCCGGTGTAACTGGCGGCATGCCTAATTCGAATCCGACCGTCAGCGAACTCTTCAAGGCCAAGGCCATCACCGACGAGCAGGTGAACGCGGCGGTAGAGGTGTAAATTTCGGATTTAGAATCGGGCATCTTTCCGATTGATGATGGACATGTCGTCGATGCCGATGCGGTGGTCGTCCCGTATTTTGGGCCGGTCACGCCATCGCCAACGCGGGGTCGAGCCTTGGCTTGGAGCGTGGCGCCGTCCGCATCGCGATCTTGCTGGCGCGGGCTCAGAAGGCTTGAGGAAGATCGGCCGGTAAACCTAAAGCGACCCGGCCACCCTATGCCGTCGGCCCGGCCATCAACCGGCAGCCGTGATGCTCCTTCCCGAACTTGCGCCCGATCATCTCCCGCCTGAGGCTGCTGAGTGGCGGAAAGCCTTCGGCACCCTGCGCCCCAACTCCTCGCCGTGACTGTATCTCGGCACCACGGCCTGGGCGAACATCCACGAGGCCTGCACGGACTTCATCGAGCGCTTCGGCGCCGAGGCCGTGCGCTTAGGCTGGACTGCGCCACAGATCTTTGGCGTCCACCCCCAGCACCCCACGTTGCGCATCGACTGGTGCGGGGTGATGGTCACCGGAGGGCATAAGGCGATCGGTATCGAGCCGAGCCGGATCCTGTTCGGCAACGTAAGCGGCTACCGGAACACTCCCGGCGCGCCAATAGGCAAGCCGATTTGGGAGTTCGCTACGAGGCGGTGAGCCTGAGCCCTACAGCCTGCAGCATACGCCCGTAGTACCAGCCGAAGCCGCGCGCTGGCGGCACTTCGCCCCGCAGCTGGTGAATACCGCCATCCTTACGAGGCTCCCGGACTTCTCCATCGGCCAAGCCTTTGAGTCATGGTAGGGCGCCACACAGACGAAGATTGCTCGGCCGAATCTCGGCAGTCACAACCACGAGAATGAGCCCTCTAGCCAAAGGATTGACATGCTGAAACAAAACTAGAAAGTGGCGTAAATTATTTGAATATTATTTCGAACGACAGATGCCACGATTTCTTGATTGTGCTTCTGACGATAAAGTCTCAGTAGTCTAAATTTAGATAATCATGTTGACGCATCGGTGAAAATCAAAATGTCATGTGGCAGATTTAGCACAGACGAATGCGGTTTGGTGCGACTAATGTGATTGCTGAGCGCTTGTAGCGATTACGTACGCTCGAAGCTGCATCTCGATATTTCGCTCATTCTTGATCAAGAGGCTTGTGATGTCTTCAGGTCCGGCGCCGTCGATTTCAACATCTAGATTTTACGTCGTCCGGCAGACGCCTGGGACAGCGCAATACACCATCACCGATGGCTTTGATTTCCCTTATACTATCACTGACATTTCAGATGGCGCCAGTGACAACACCGCCGTCCTCGAAGCGAGCGGCAGAGATACCATGCAGCTCACGAGCGGGACCGGCAACGGAAGCGGTCCGGCAACCTATCTCGGTCGGACTGTAAACCAAGGCGACGTCTTCGCCCTCTCAGGTGGCCAAACCTCTCTGCTATCGAATAACAACTATCCCAATGGGACAGTTGTAACACTCACGACAGGATCAACCGCTCTCTGCTTCGTGTCTGGTACGCGGATCCGCACGAGCCGCGGCGACGTGGCCGTCGAGGATCTCCAAGTCGGCGACATCGCAGTGACAGCCTCCGGCACCTTGCGGCCGATCATCTGGATTGGCCACCGCGAGATGGAGGCCGCGGGTGCGGTCCTTCCCTTCCACCAGCAGCCGGTGCGTGTCCGCGCGGGCGCCTTCGGCCAGGGTTTGCCGGCCCGCGACCTCAGCCTCTCGCCGGGCCACCCGATCCTGGTAGGCGCCGATGCCGACGGCCAGGGTGGTGCGCTCGTGCCCGTGATGTGCCTCATCAATGGCACCACGATCACCCGCGAGCCGATCGCCGGCGTTACCTACTGGCACGTGGAACTGGATGCCCACGACATCCTGCTGGCCGAGGGCCTACCGGCGGAGAGTTACATCGACGGCCGCGACCGCGCCTTTTTCGTCGAAGCGTCCGACCACGCTCTACACAATCCGGACTTCGTGCCCACGGGCTGGAACGGCCGCTGCCGTCCCGTCGCGGTCGACGGTCCGGTCGTCGAGGCGGAGCGGGTGCGGCTCGACGCAGTGTTCGCCGGCGTCCTGAGCGAGCAGTGCGAGTGGGATGCTGCGAGCGCTTGGAAGACGGTGTGACGTAACGAGCGGGCGGCCGAGTCCTACGACCGGCCGTCCACTTTTAGGCCTGCGCGACCGGCAGCTCATTCACCTGCGTCGTGTAGCGCGGCGTGCGCATCTCGAACTTCGTCGACCAGGCCCGCCGCTGTTGCGCCAGCCCGGCCCGCGCCGGCACCACGCTGCCGCGGCCGAAGCGGACGTTGCAGGCGTCCATCGCGCCCATGAGCTGTGTCGAGCGTTCGCGGTCGAGCCGGCCGATCAACGCGCGCTGCGAGGCAGCGAGCGGTACGAGGTCGACCGTCACCACACCTGCCTTCGAGTA from the Methylorubrum extorquens genome contains:
- a CDS encoding conserved protein of unknown function (Evidence 4 : Unknown function but conserved in other organisms) is translated as MPNSNPTVSELFKAKAITDEQVNAAVEV
- a CDS encoding conserved protein of unknown function (Evidence 4 : Unknown function but conserved in other organisms), which produces MSSGPAPSISTSRFYVVRQTPGTAQYTITDGFDFPYTITDISDGASDNTAVLEASGRDTMQLTSGTGNGSGPATYLGRTVNQGDVFALSGGQTSLLSNNNYPNGTVVTLTTGSTALCFVSGTRIRTSRGDVAVEDLQVGDIAVTASGTLRPIIWIGHREMEAAGAVLPFHQQPVRVRAGAFGQGLPARDLSLSPGHPILVGADADGQGGALVPVMCLINGTTITREPIAGVTYWHVELDAHDILLAEGLPAESYIDGRDRAFFVEASDHALHNPDFVPTGWNGRCRPVAVDGPVVEAERVRLDAVFAGVLSEQCEWDAASAWKTV
- a CDS encoding protein of unknown function (Evidence 5 : Unknown function), with protein sequence MRLGWTAPQIFGVHPQHPTLRIDWCGVMVTGGHKAIGIEPSRILFGNVSGYRNTPGAPIGKPIWEFATRR
- a CDS encoding transposase of ISMdi14, IS110 family (Evidence 2b : Function from indirect experimental evidences (e.g. phenotypes); Product type e : enzyme), whose translation is MEYFAGLDVSMEETHVCVVDRDGVVTHQAKVASTPADIAQELAKAPACRRVVFETGRMAPMLFHGLADHGVPVVCVESRQAYQALKSLTTHKTDRNDARGLAHLARTGFFKPVHVKSLPAHAVRSLIIARKKLVGQRVTLENQIRGLAVVFGVRLPRALSPAFIEQALRSSEGIAGLSAAMRGLIGARAAVLAAVAAIDADIKRMVRASDACRRLMTIPGVGQLTALAFTAAVDDPERFRRSRDVGPYLGLVPRRYQSGEVDYTGSISKCGDRRVRTLLYEAANVMLTRCRQPLKLKAWALAIAKRSTMRKARIALARRLAIIMHAMLRQGTEFRPA